Part of the Deltaproteobacteria bacterium genome, TAGTCCTTGTCGATCAGATTCCGGGCTTCAAAGAAGAGGTCGAGGTTCCACGGCTTATACTGGTAGCCGAAGCGCAAATTGACCAGGGTGTAGGGATTGGTGCGGACCGTGTTCTCGCTATTGGCGAAATAGCCCGTGGGAATCACTTGCACATTGGGCGCGAACCAAAACCCCAGCGGATTGTTGTAGCGGAGTTCGCTATACAACGCGTGCTCTGGCGCGCCAGGAATATCGTTGTTGCCAAAGTTCACGTCGTCAACAAAGACAAAATGTGACCACGTGTAGGCCGTGCGGAGCCGCAGCGTATCACCCAGTGTGTATCCTCCAAGCAAGCGGTTCACATCTTTGACCAGGAGCGCGTCCACCGCGAATTCTGCGCCGAGATGACGCGAACGATCAATATTGCGAAAGCGCGGGATGGTAAACGGCGCGTTGGGAAACGGTTGGATATTGACGTTCTGAATCTCATCCCACAACTCGATGTCATACACCGCCATGTCCCACCACAGCCACTCATTCGTGGTGCTACGTGTACCAATCTCGAATTGCCAGGCTTTTTGCGGATTCAGCAAACGCAGGTCACTGCTGAGCTGTCCTGGCGAGGTAATTTCCAGCAACAATGGTGGTTCATAAGCGCGACTGGCATTGCCGTAGACTTGTACGGTGGGATGCACGTTCCACACAAAGCCGACTTTTGGGGACACGTCCACGTACTCGATGGAATTCGAACTGCTGCCGTCGCCAAGGAACGCGTCATCAATCGCACGGCGCACATACTGTAAACGCCCGCCGACAAGTACCATAAAGCTATTAGTCAGGCTGAGCTGTTCCTCGACATAGAGGCCCATGGACGTGGCTTTGTTCATTTGATCGCGGCCTTTCGCCCCATGATTGCCACGTACATTCTCGAACCATTGCTCAACCTGGCGTGTTTGATGGTATTGCAGCCCCACCGTGAGCCGGTTTTTGTAACCCGCAATGGGGGCGGTCAGCTGATACCGTGCTTCTGAACCCCAGTTGTAGGTATTCTGATTGATAACGGCAAAACTCAGCGGATGTTCGAGATACTGATCATTGAGGTGCGTAAACCAATCGAGGGTTTGGGTGTCGCTTAAAGGAATCGAAGCCGTGAAAGCCCCGCGATAATAATCAAAATCGCGCGCTTCTTTGGCGGCGACATTGTTGGGGTTACGTTGTCGTGGATTCTGCTTGAACTCCTCGCGGGTGAGCGCGCCAGGGATATTTTGGTCACTCCGAGTATAGTTCAAATCAAGTCGTAGCGTCGTGCCATTGGCAAGACGATAGCCAAAGCTGCTATACGCGCGTCGGCGGGTCAACTCGCTGTGCTGACGATAGCCATCCTGGCTCGTATGGGTCAACCCAAGGTAGAGATCAAAAGGGCCGGAGGTATACCCTGTTGCCACGCTATACTTCATGAATCCGAATGACCCGCCTTCCGTGCGCAGCTCAAACGGTCGATTGTCTTCTCCAGTACGTGTGACCAAATTGATTGCTCCGCCCAGAGTGTTCACGCCAAAACGCAAGGCATTGGCGCCTTTGTAGACTTCGATGCGCTTAGTGGCGAGTAACTCCGCCGCTTCACAATCCCCAAAGCCATCGGCATTGTTCAAGGGGAACCCATCAATCAACAGCGTTAAACCGCGAAGATGATAGTTGTTGCGCAACCCTGAGCCA contains:
- a CDS encoding TonB-dependent receptor, which translates into the protein MENISMKTLRKQQLVIGTLLALVVSSFLHAGYAIGEEQKGVVQLPAVTVESSAEVPERTRTEEQARKELQRTPGGVALIGSQEIRETRATALQDVLDFVPGVMVRPRFGNVADESQISIRGSGLRNNYHLRGLTLLIDGFPLNNADGFGDCEAAELLATKRIEVYKGANALRFGVNTLGGAINLVTRTGEDNRPFELRTEGGSFGFMKYSVATGYTSGPFDLYLGLTHTSQDGYRQHSELTRRRAYSSFGYRLANGTTLRLDLNYTRSDQNIPGALTREEFKQNPRQRNPNNVAAKEARDFDYYRGAFTASIPLSDTQTLDWFTHLNDQYLEHPLSFAVINQNTYNWGSEARYQLTAPIAGYKNRLTVGLQYHQTRQVEQWFENVRGNHGAKGRDQMNKATSMGLYVEEQLSLTNSFMVLVGGRLQYVRRAIDDAFLGDGSSSNSIEYVDVSPKVGFVWNVHPTVQVYGNASRAYEPPLLLEITSPGQLSSDLRLLNPQKAWQFEIGTRSTTNEWLWWDMAVYDIELWDEIQNVNIQPFPNAPFTIPRFRNIDRSRHLGAEFAVDALLVKDVNRLLGGYTLGDTLRLRTAYTWSHFVFVDDVNFGNNDIPGAPEHALYSELRYNNPLGFWFAPNVQVIPTGYFANSENTVRTNPYTLVNLRFGYQYKPWNLDLFFEARNLIDKDYMSGVIVDDANGRFIEPGDGRAFYGGISYRWQ